One Fibrobacter sp. UWEL DNA window includes the following coding sequences:
- a CDS encoding NAD(P)H-binding protein — MKVAVLGSSGLIGKNVLKLLVRLDQVVRVYCPVRKLPGQGSPDLASMGILDGSSKLDFEVVDFSTLGAEGEGHQKVLAGFLGCDAVVCCLGTTKKQAGSKAEQERVDTRLPLMLAAIAKKAGVKNFLCVSAMGADSHSPFFYNRLKGNLEDGLTMMNFETLTLVRPSLLLGQHNDKRLGEELLQKFFGRNAMLVPSFFRPVHAETVAAHLVTSILKPPKDHINVTDGVKGKRIIYNRVLAKTKVDQLF, encoded by the coding sequence ATGAAAGTTGCTGTCCTTGGCTCTTCCGGCCTCATAGGAAAGAACGTGCTTAAACTCCTGGTCCGCCTGGACCAGGTTGTTCGTGTTTACTGTCCTGTACGTAAACTTCCCGGCCAGGGCTCTCCGGACCTTGCCTCCATGGGAATTCTGGATGGCTCGTCCAAGCTGGACTTCGAGGTGGTGGACTTCTCTACGCTAGGTGCGGAAGGGGAGGGTCATCAAAAGGTTCTGGCGGGTTTCCTTGGGTGCGATGCGGTTGTCTGCTGTCTTGGTACCACGAAGAAGCAGGCTGGCTCGAAAGCGGAACAGGAACGGGTGGATACTCGACTTCCCCTGATGCTTGCTGCTATTGCCAAGAAGGCTGGCGTGAAGAACTTCCTTTGCGTAAGTGCCATGGGCGCTGACTCCCATTCTCCTTTCTTCTATAACCGATTGAAGGGAAACCTGGAAGATGGCCTGACCATGATGAACTTCGAAACCTTGACTCTGGTCCGCCCGTCCTTGCTTTTGGGTCAGCATAATGACAAGCGCTTGGGTGAAGAGTTACTGCAGAAGTTCTTTGGCAGGAACGCCATGCTGGTCCCTAGCTTCTTTAGGCCTGTTCACGCGGAGACCGTTGCTGCACACTTAGTGACATCCATTCTTAAACCGCCCAAGGATCACATCAACGTGACTGACGGTGTGAAAGGCAAACGCATTATCTATAACAGAGTGCTGGCCAAGACGAAAGTGGACCAGTTGTTCTAA
- a CDS encoding NAD(P)/FAD-dependent oxidoreductase, with protein MLDNQYDVVVIGAGPGGSVTARNLAREGHKVLLLEKREKIGYPVRCGEASTKLSDLQTYGPIDDSCIESIINGLYIYGPDGVNIELPQPGTGIMLDREKFDPWLAKLAADDGAEVVTAARAEFVSEVEGSGKDGFRTVRVVLGKGNGDGSVTETSTQEIRAKMVVAADGVESRIGRMVGLDCLQKPSGTCTGIDIQVDGMLTRPDYLTFWQGHDFINDGYIWSFPKQKSNVTKFGAGFLIPPKAGPSIYEVTMEWLDKLFPGAKINKVVGGVIPVSSILKEYSLDRFALVGDAAHHTNPLTGGGIAAAMRAGRFCAQTVHEGLTATSGDAANLSKNFMKLYEKRCYDYFGKMHDFENKFRKFLLHIDKPTQVGLYKVLQGFALSGCKKRSFLKTPVQSAKYLYKFMKFKG; from the coding sequence ATGCTTGATAACCAGTACGACGTAGTTGTCATTGGCGCAGGCCCCGGCGGTTCCGTTACAGCCCGTAATTTGGCCCGTGAGGGTCACAAGGTTCTGTTATTGGAAAAGCGCGAAAAGATTGGCTATCCCGTACGTTGCGGTGAAGCTAGCACCAAACTTTCCGACTTGCAGACCTACGGTCCCATTGACGACAGCTGCATCGAAAGCATTATCAACGGCCTTTATATTTACGGCCCCGATGGTGTAAACATCGAGCTCCCTCAGCCCGGTACCGGCATCATGCTGGACCGCGAAAAGTTTGACCCCTGGCTTGCAAAGCTTGCTGCCGACGACGGCGCCGAAGTGGTGACTGCCGCTCGCGCAGAATTCGTCAGCGAAGTGGAAGGTTCTGGCAAGGATGGTTTCAGAACCGTTCGCGTCGTGCTGGGTAAGGGCAACGGAGACGGATCCGTTACCGAGACATCCACACAGGAAATTCGCGCCAAGATGGTTGTGGCTGCAGACGGCGTCGAAAGCCGCATTGGCCGCATGGTGGGCCTGGATTGCCTGCAGAAGCCCAGCGGTACATGCACCGGCATCGACATCCAGGTGGATGGCATGCTGACTCGCCCCGACTACCTGACCTTCTGGCAGGGTCACGACTTCATTAACGATGGTTACATCTGGAGCTTCCCCAAGCAGAAGAGCAACGTCACCAAGTTCGGCGCAGGCTTTTTGATTCCGCCTAAGGCAGGCCCCAGCATTTACGAAGTCACCATGGAATGGCTGGACAAGCTCTTCCCGGGCGCAAAGATCAATAAGGTGGTTGGCGGCGTCATTCCTGTTTCCAGTATCCTGAAGGAATACAGTCTGGACCGCTTCGCCCTCGTTGGCGATGCCGCCCATCATACAAACCCCCTCACCGGAGGCGGCATCGCGGCCGCCATGCGCGCCGGACGGTTCTGTGCACAGACCGTCCACGAGGGCCTGACCGCCACCTCTGGCGATGCAGCCAACCTGAGCAAGAACTTCATGAAGCTTTACGAAAAGCGTTGCTATGACTACTTCGGAAAAATGCACGACTTCGAGAACAAGTTCCGCAAGTTCCTGCTCCACATCGACAAGCCTACCCAGGTTGGACTCTACAAGGTCCTGCAGGGTTTCGCTCTCAGTGGCTGCAAGAAGCGTTCTTTCCTGAAAACCCCCGTACAGTCCGCCAAGTACCTGTACAAGTTCATGAAATTCAAGGGTTAA
- a CDS encoding 4Fe-4S dicluster domain-containing protein yields MKKLVHQKDKCLKCAGCVGVCPKMALDMYGLDLQIDHEKCIRCGLCTRTCPVGALSMQEVNNA; encoded by the coding sequence ATGAAGAAGCTTGTTCACCAGAAAGATAAATGCCTGAAATGTGCAGGCTGCGTGGGCGTTTGCCCCAAGATGGCCCTGGATATGTACGGTCTGGATTTGCAGATCGATCACGAGAAGTGCATCCGCTGCGGACTTTGCACTCGCACCTGCCCTGTAGGTGCACTCAGCATGCAGGAGGTGAACAATGCTTGA
- a CDS encoding bifunctional diguanylate cyclase/phosphodiesterase has translation MLFSNIGEAYCKFREALSEPNASMKTFPAKVQAVFPPLAKELHIGGLASSLNAPTSEYAPNGEEIVQVPFQDPSVCPVLNDNEAHMEQFATKEHGSFTILFYPEKDHQFNEQELQICRLLANDFFVLGGRARLMDFMEMALSTDPMTKVDNQPTLTRKMGMLAARGMLKDFAGIFINLKNFKYINKSLSSPIGDLAIKLYANAIKNSLEEFEIVCRLGGDNFYVLVKKDNLQKFIDRFSKFEVKLSQGPKPVEFVIQARMGIYPATPKDGIPELMNNASIALNVAKEQRSSDLIYFSTEMHIQAMHRREISTEFRNALQNHEFIVHYQPKVNIRTKQLCGSEALVRWIRHKTIVPPMDFVPILEQEGSICQLDFYVFKSVCRDIQQWVEAGIPPVRISVNFSKRHLKNPNFAEDILNVMKQHKVESQFIEVELTEVSDYDDYKAMQRFVTIMRQNGISVSIDDFGTGYSTLTVLKNFDVNVIKLDKSLLDNIGKENSMDEVVVKNVVNLAKEMNKEVIAEGVESEAQAKFLEEVNCNNVQGFLFDKPLNHDDFQKRLTGENPY, from the coding sequence ATGCTATTTTCAAACATCGGCGAGGCGTATTGCAAGTTCAGGGAGGCACTCTCTGAGCCCAATGCTTCCATGAAGACATTCCCTGCAAAAGTGCAGGCAGTATTCCCGCCCCTGGCAAAAGAATTACACATTGGAGGTCTTGCCTCCAGTTTGAACGCACCCACCTCCGAATATGCCCCCAACGGCGAGGAAATCGTCCAGGTTCCCTTCCAGGACCCGTCCGTATGCCCCGTCCTTAATGATAACGAAGCCCACATGGAGCAATTCGCCACTAAGGAACACGGCTCTTTTACAATTCTGTTCTACCCCGAAAAAGACCACCAGTTTAACGAGCAGGAACTGCAAATTTGCCGTCTACTGGCCAACGACTTCTTTGTTCTGGGTGGTCGCGCCCGTCTGATGGACTTTATGGAAATGGCCTTGTCCACAGATCCCATGACTAAGGTGGACAACCAGCCTACCCTCACCCGCAAGATGGGTATGCTTGCCGCCCGTGGAATGCTGAAGGATTTCGCAGGCATTTTCATTAACCTGAAAAACTTCAAGTATATTAACAAGTCCCTCTCTAGCCCCATTGGCGATCTAGCAATCAAGCTCTACGCTAATGCCATCAAGAATAGCCTGGAAGAATTTGAAATCGTCTGCCGTCTGGGTGGCGATAACTTCTATGTGCTGGTCAAGAAGGACAACCTGCAGAAATTCATCGATCGCTTCTCCAAGTTCGAAGTGAAACTGTCCCAGGGTCCCAAGCCTGTGGAATTCGTGATCCAGGCCCGCATGGGAATCTATCCGGCCACTCCCAAGGATGGCATTCCTGAATTGATGAACAACGCATCCATCGCCCTGAACGTAGCGAAGGAACAGCGTTCCTCCGACCTGATTTATTTCAGCACGGAAATGCACATCCAGGCAATGCACCGTAGGGAAATCTCCACCGAATTCCGCAACGCCCTGCAGAACCATGAATTTATCGTTCATTACCAGCCCAAGGTGAACATCAGGACCAAGCAGTTGTGCGGTTCCGAAGCCCTGGTCCGCTGGATCCGTCATAAGACTATCGTCCCGCCTATGGATTTCGTACCTATCCTGGAACAGGAAGGCTCCATCTGCCAGCTGGACTTCTACGTATTCAAATCCGTTTGCCGAGACATCCAGCAGTGGGTGGAAGCAGGCATTCCTCCGGTCCGTATTTCCGTCAATTTCTCCAAGCGTCACCTGAAGAATCCCAACTTCGCCGAAGACATCCTCAATGTCATGAAGCAGCACAAGGTGGAAAGCCAGTTCATCGAAGTGGAACTGACGGAAGTTTCCGACTACGACGATTACAAGGCCATGCAGAGGTTCGTAACCATCATGCGCCAGAACGGCATTTCCGTTTCCATCGATGACTTTGGAACCGGTTATTCCACCCTCACCGTCCTGAAGAACTTTGACGTAAACGTCATCAAGCTGGACAAGTCCCTGCTGGACAACATCGGCAAGGAAAACTCCATGGACGAAGTGGTTGTGAAGAACGTGGTGAACCTAGCCAAGGAAATGAACAAGGAAGTTATTGCCGAAGGCGTGGAAAGCGAAGCCCAGGCCAAGTTCCTGGAAGAAGTGAACTGCAACAACGTTCAGGGCTTCCTTTTCGACAAGCCCCTGAATCACGACGATTTCCAGAAGCGTCTCACCGGCGAAAACCCGTATTAG
- a CDS encoding NADH-quinone oxidoreductase subunit C codes for MESVDKMIEVLGAKFGATPDQAAKWDACVIVPKENFHSAVEYIKNEAPAKMEMLLDAAGIDYLTYPNHEGPRFAVSYSFKSMSTVGARIRLKVLVSEADLQVQSITDLYKSADWLEREVFDQYGVKFTGHPDLRRILNHIEFVGHPLRKDYPAHKRQWLSTSDFLLPVLEQRLESKGYKVIERSEEVDPVDEDFLEGSIKA; via the coding sequence ATGGAATCCGTAGACAAGATGATCGAAGTCCTGGGGGCCAAGTTCGGTGCAACACCGGACCAGGCTGCCAAGTGGGACGCTTGCGTAATCGTCCCCAAGGAAAACTTCCATAGCGCAGTGGAATACATCAAGAATGAAGCTCCTGCCAAGATGGAAATGCTCCTGGATGCAGCTGGTATCGACTACCTGACTTATCCCAACCATGAAGGTCCCCGCTTTGCGGTCTCCTATTCTTTCAAGAGCATGTCTACCGTCGGGGCCCGCATCCGTCTTAAGGTGCTGGTCAGCGAGGCAGACCTCCAGGTCCAGTCCATTACCGACCTGTACAAGAGCGCAGACTGGCTTGAACGTGAAGTCTTTGACCAGTATGGAGTTAAGTTCACTGGCCACCCCGACCTCCGTCGTATTTTGAACCACATTGAATTTGTTGGTCACCCGCTTCGCAAGGATTATCCTGCCCACAAGCGTCAGTGGCTTTCTACCAGCGACTTCCTGCTTCCCGTTCTGGAACAGCGCCTTGAATCCAAGGGTTACAAGGTCATCGAACGCTCCGAAGAAGTGGATCCCGTTGATGAAGATTTTCTTGAAGGGAGTATTAAGGCATGA
- a CDS encoding NADH-quinone oxidoreductase subunit D yields the protein MIVLDPNGEKQSLMALNVGPTHPATHHCVRLLTALDGETIVAGVSEIGFMHRGFEKMVERGTWQQALPYTDRLNYCSAMMNNIAFCRSVEKMFGIEIPERNKVIRVIVNELSRINDHFICVAAAFQDLGGTTPFMYAFNPREEIMLIWEKLTGARLTNSYARIGGLYRDTYNGFEDEVLAACKSVEKALKDLHACLDRNRIFLDRTVGVAKISKEDAISYGWTGPVLRATGVESDLRKDEPYYDYETYDWDVVVGTNGDSNDRLQVRLYEIEESVKIVRQALKRLAPGPIDIVDPRIRVPSHKMAYQDMEGLIGRFKSVYEGIRVPEGEFYCGTECANGELGFTIVSDGSGHPYRIKVRSPSLAHVSAFNYLVEGLTLADSMATLPGLNMIAGELDR from the coding sequence ATGATCGTATTAGATCCGAATGGCGAAAAGCAGAGCCTGATGGCTCTGAACGTGGGTCCGACCCATCCGGCCACCCATCACTGCGTGCGTTTGCTTACCGCTCTCGATGGCGAAACCATCGTTGCTGGCGTCAGCGAAATCGGCTTTATGCACCGTGGTTTCGAAAAGATGGTGGAACGCGGCACCTGGCAGCAGGCTCTCCCGTACACTGACCGTCTGAACTACTGCTCTGCCATGATGAACAACATCGCTTTCTGCCGTAGCGTAGAAAAGATGTTCGGTATCGAAATTCCTGAACGTAACAAGGTTATTCGTGTTATTGTGAACGAATTATCCCGTATCAACGACCACTTCATCTGCGTGGCCGCTGCATTCCAGGACCTTGGCGGTACCACTCCGTTCATGTATGCATTTAATCCCCGCGAAGAAATCATGCTGATTTGGGAAAAGCTCACTGGCGCTCGTCTGACCAACAGCTATGCCCGTATCGGTGGTCTCTATCGCGACACTTACAATGGTTTCGAAGACGAAGTTCTCGCTGCCTGTAAGTCTGTGGAAAAGGCCCTCAAGGACCTCCACGCTTGCTTGGATCGTAACCGTATCTTCCTGGATCGTACCGTTGGCGTTGCCAAGATCTCCAAGGAAGACGCTATCAGCTACGGCTGGACCGGCCCTGTACTCCGTGCTACCGGCGTAGAAAGCGACCTGCGTAAGGATGAACCTTACTACGACTACGAAACCTACGACTGGGATGTTGTGGTGGGCACCAATGGTGACTCCAACGACCGTCTCCAGGTTCGTCTGTACGAAATTGAAGAATCCGTGAAGATCGTTCGCCAGGCTCTCAAGCGCCTCGCTCCGGGTCCCATCGACATCGTCGACCCGCGTATCCGCGTGCCGTCCCACAAGATGGCTTACCAGGATATGGAAGGCCTCATTGGCCGTTTCAAGAGCGTTTACGAAGGCATCCGCGTACCGGAAGGCGAATTCTACTGCGGTACCGAATGTGCTAACGGCGAACTGGGCTTCACCATCGTTTCCGATGGTTCCGGTCATCCGTACCGTATCAAGGTTCGTTCCCCGAGCCTCGCTCACGTTTCTGCTTTCAACTACCTGGTTGAAGGCCTTACCCTTGCTGACTCCATGGCAACTCTGCCTGGCCTCAACATGATTGCAGGAGAACTCGACCGATGA
- a CDS encoding NAD(P)H-dependent oxidoreductase subunit E produces the protein MREHIEGAVQVVANNNLKFDRPQQPIGALPDPAETFGHVHKAQPQPPTKEVLDKLNAPEIKERCADLLSRYPEGQGALLEVLWLVQGVFGWVPTEGIRWAANVCGCAPAHALGVATFYTMYNHAPKGKFLLQFCRNISCAIKGAQPLIKYVENKLGIKSGETTPDGMFTILQVECLGSCGNGPMMLVNDDFATDVVDGELKMKRGTTLTEASIDRIVDWCKAHANNVPKHDVLGGIVKGHCGHPGAPGATAKPQVNDYAPPSPVLCVKAEADETGATLTWKGAPEFTKIVVEKKNGSEWVAVGEPGVKDKAFVDAAGKVGDEYRMIATSGERVAKPSAVAVTTQKPAPVEEKKV, from the coding sequence ATGAGAGAACATATTGAAGGTGCCGTTCAGGTCGTTGCAAACAACAACCTGAAGTTCGATCGCCCGCAGCAGCCCATTGGTGCTCTGCCGGATCCGGCTGAAACTTTTGGCCACGTCCACAAGGCACAGCCCCAGCCTCCTACTAAGGAAGTGCTGGACAAGCTGAACGCTCCCGAAATCAAGGAACGTTGTGCAGATCTCCTGAGCCGCTATCCTGAAGGCCAGGGCGCTCTCCTGGAAGTCCTGTGGCTCGTGCAGGGTGTATTCGGCTGGGTTCCCACCGAAGGTATCCGCTGGGCTGCAAATGTCTGCGGTTGCGCTCCTGCTCACGCTCTTGGCGTTGCAACTTTCTATACCATGTACAATCACGCTCCCAAGGGCAAGTTCCTGTTGCAGTTCTGCCGCAACATCAGCTGCGCTATCAAGGGCGCTCAGCCTCTGATCAAGTACGTGGAAAACAAGCTGGGCATCAAGTCCGGCGAAACCACTCCCGATGGCATGTTCACCATCCTCCAGGTAGAATGCCTGGGCTCCTGCGGCAATGGCCCCATGATGCTGGTGAACGATGATTTTGCCACTGACGTTGTGGATGGCGAACTGAAGATGAAGCGCGGTACTACTCTGACCGAAGCTTCCATCGACCGCATCGTTGACTGGTGCAAGGCTCACGCCAATAACGTTCCCAAGCACGACGTGCTGGGCGGTATCGTGAAGGGCCACTGCGGTCACCCGGGTGCTCCTGGTGCAACTGCAAAGCCTCAGGTCAACGACTATGCTCCTCCTAGCCCCGTTCTCTGCGTCAAGGCTGAAGCCGACGAAACCGGCGCTACCCTCACTTGGAAGGGCGCTCCGGAATTCACCAAGATCGTGGTGGAAAAGAAGAACGGTTCTGAATGGGTCGCTGTTGGCGAACCCGGCGTCAAGGACAAGGCATTTGTGGATGCTGCTGGTAAGGTCGGCGATGAATATCGCATGATCGCTACCTCTGGCGAACGCGTTGCTAAGCCTTCCGCTGTTGCTGTCACCACTCAAAAGCCCGCCCCGGTGGAAGAGAAGAAGGTATAA
- the nuoF gene encoding NADH-quinone oxidoreductase subunit NuoF — MAECVKVCTENFGKGAQDIEVYKKLGGYENISERLFNMSQFELIDYVQRTNLRGRGGAGFPTGMKWSFVPRGTGKPVYIVVNADEGEGGTFKDHFLMLEDPHRLIEGLIIAAWALGSRAAYIYCRGEFLPCIESLNKALNQAYAAGYLGENICGTKFCFDIFVHRGAGAYICGEETALINSLEGQKGQPRLKPPFPAVSGAWKSPTCVNNVETIMALPWILKHDPSEYAKMGTPRAGGTKVFCISGDVKNPGVYEAPLGTPMMTMINEYAGGVVGGKLKAVLPGGSSCAPLTAEEAEQATMDYECLASMKTMFGSGAMIVINDTHNMVDLLNVLGNFYSHESCGQCTPCREGTGLLHRILNLIVEGKGHDGDVELMQSLCGGFGGVTICPLSISLGGPVGAYSAKFRADFDEYIAKNPDHAKPRVQETYRPGIFW, encoded by the coding sequence ATGGCAGAATGCGTAAAAGTTTGTACTGAAAACTTCGGCAAGGGCGCCCAGGACATTGAAGTCTACAAGAAGCTGGGCGGCTACGAAAACATTTCCGAACGTCTGTTCAACATGAGCCAGTTCGAGCTCATCGACTACGTGCAGCGCACCAACCTGCGTGGCCGTGGTGGTGCAGGCTTCCCCACTGGTATGAAGTGGAGCTTCGTGCCCCGCGGTACCGGTAAGCCTGTGTACATCGTGGTGAACGCTGACGAAGGCGAAGGCGGTACCTTTAAGGACCACTTCCTCATGCTGGAAGATCCCCATCGCCTGATCGAAGGCTTGATTATCGCTGCCTGGGCTCTGGGCTCTCGCGCTGCATACATCTACTGCCGTGGCGAATTCCTGCCCTGCATCGAAAGCCTGAACAAGGCTTTGAACCAGGCTTATGCCGCTGGCTACCTTGGCGAAAACATCTGCGGAACTAAGTTCTGCTTCGATATCTTCGTCCATCGTGGTGCTGGCGCCTACATTTGCGGTGAAGAAACCGCACTCATTAACTCTCTCGAAGGCCAGAAGGGTCAGCCCCGCCTGAAGCCGCCTTTCCCGGCTGTGAGCGGTGCTTGGAAGTCTCCTACCTGCGTGAACAACGTAGAAACCATTATGGCACTTCCCTGGATCCTGAAGCACGATCCTAGCGAATACGCCAAGATGGGTACTCCTCGTGCAGGTGGTACCAAGGTGTTCTGCATTTCCGGTGACGTGAAGAATCCGGGCGTGTACGAAGCTCCTCTGGGCACTCCCATGATGACCATGATCAACGAATACGCTGGTGGCGTCGTTGGTGGCAAGCTGAAGGCTGTGCTGCCCGGTGGTTCTTCTTGCGCTCCCCTGACCGCAGAAGAAGCTGAACAGGCTACCATGGATTACGAATGCCTGGCTTCCATGAAGACCATGTTCGGTTCCGGCGCCATGATCGTGATCAACGATACTCACAACATGGTGGACCTGCTGAACGTGCTGGGTAACTTCTACAGCCACGAATCCTGCGGCCAGTGCACTCCCTGCCGCGAAGGTACCGGTCTTCTGCACCGCATCCTGAACCTCATCGTCGAAGGCAAGGGCCACGATGGTGACGTGGAACTGATGCAGAGCCTCTGTGGTGGTTTCGGTGGTGTGACTATTTGCCCGCTGTCCATTTCCTTGGGCGGCCCGGTTGGCGCCTACAGTGCCAAGTTCCGTGCAGACTTTGACGAATACATCGCAAAGAATCCGGATCACGCAAAGCCCCGTGTACAAGAAACTTATCGTCCTGGAATCTTCTGGTAA